In [Chlorobium] sp. 445, a single window of DNA contains:
- a CDS encoding threonine--tRNA ligase: MSEIQLLTEQISLTLPDGSVRHYPKGITGNDVAKSIGKKLYEDALGIKVNGKLRDLNLPIEEDATVEIVTFDSDEGKELYWHSSSHLMAQAIEELFPGTKFGAGPAIENGFYYDISSPHRFTEEDLRKIEERMLEIAQRDLVITREELTRQDAIEYFKTKRLDPYKVEILEGISEPIVSIYHQGGFTDLCTGPHLPRTSKLKAVKLTSISASYWRGDSSREQMQRIYGISFPSEKLLKQHFAQLEEAKKRDHRKIGQEMELFLISPKVGSGLPIWLPKGAIIRQELENFLKDEQFKRGYQAVYTPHIGSIELYKTSGHYPYYKDSQFPPITFTDETGKEEQYLLKPMNCPHHHQIYSAKPRSYRDLPIRLAEFGTVYRYEQSGELNGLTRARGFTQDDSHIYCRQDQLQDEICNVIDLTQMVFSTLGFKDVQTRLSFRDKSNKAKYGGSDELWQQAENDVRAAAEKMKLNYFIGIGEASFYGPKIDFIVRDAIGRKWQLGTVQVDYVMAERFKLTYTGSDNKEHRPVIIHRAPFGSMERFIGVLIENFAGDFPLWLAPVQVAVLPIVDAVNDYAAEIAERLKAEKIRAELDERSEKIGKKIRDAEVKKIPYMFIIGEKEKAGSSVAVRRHKEGDKGAMPLTDAIAMLKEEIQAKR, translated from the coding sequence ATGTCTGAGATTCAACTTTTAACTGAACAAATTTCGCTTACGCTGCCTGATGGCTCGGTAAGACACTACCCGAAAGGCATCACAGGCAACGATGTTGCCAAGTCTATTGGCAAGAAACTCTATGAAGATGCGCTCGGTATCAAAGTCAATGGTAAGCTGCGCGATTTGAATTTGCCTATAGAAGAAGATGCCACTGTTGAAATTGTTACCTTCGACTCCGATGAAGGCAAAGAGCTATATTGGCACAGTTCAAGCCACCTGATGGCGCAAGCCATTGAGGAGCTTTTTCCGGGCACAAAATTCGGCGCTGGTCCTGCTATTGAAAACGGGTTCTACTACGATATTTCCTCGCCACATCGTTTCACTGAAGAAGATTTGCGCAAAATTGAAGAGCGCATGCTTGAGATTGCCCAGCGCGACCTTGTCATTACTCGTGAAGAACTTACACGCCAAGACGCCATTGAGTATTTCAAGACCAAACGCCTTGATCCCTACAAGGTTGAAATTCTTGAAGGCATCAGTGAGCCGATTGTCTCTATCTACCATCAAGGTGGCTTTACCGATCTTTGCACGGGTCCGCATCTGCCACGGACGTCTAAACTCAAAGCGGTGAAGCTGACGAGCATTTCTGCATCCTACTGGCGCGGCGACTCGAGCCGTGAGCAAATGCAACGCATCTACGGCATCTCATTTCCTTCGGAGAAACTCTTAAAGCAACACTTTGCGCAACTCGAAGAAGCCAAAAAGCGCGACCATCGCAAAATTGGTCAGGAAATGGAGCTCTTTCTTATCTCGCCCAAAGTTGGTAGCGGCTTGCCAATCTGGCTGCCCAAAGGCGCTATCATTCGACAGGAGCTCGAGAATTTTCTCAAAGATGAGCAGTTCAAGCGCGGCTATCAAGCCGTTTATACACCGCACATCGGTAGCATTGAGCTTTACAAGACTTCAGGGCATTATCCGTACTACAAAGACTCGCAATTTCCACCCATTACCTTCACCGATGAAACCGGCAAAGAAGAGCAATATCTTTTGAAACCCATGAACTGCCCGCATCATCATCAGATTTATAGTGCCAAGCCGCGCAGTTATCGCGATTTGCCTATTCGTCTTGCAGAGTTCGGCACCGTCTATCGCTATGAGCAGTCAGGTGAACTCAATGGGCTTACACGAGCGCGTGGTTTTACACAAGATGATTCGCATATCTATTGCCGTCAAGATCAGCTGCAAGATGAGATTTGCAATGTTATTGATCTGACGCAGATGGTTTTCTCTACGCTTGGTTTCAAGGATGTGCAGACGCGTCTTTCGTTTCGTGATAAATCCAACAAAGCTAAGTATGGCGGTAGCGATGAACTTTGGCAACAAGCTGAAAATGATGTGCGCGCCGCTGCTGAAAAAATGAAACTCAACTATTTCATTGGCATTGGTGAAGCCAGTTTTTACGGTCCCAAAATCGATTTTATTGTGCGCGATGCTATCGGACGCAAGTGGCAACTTGGCACCGTGCAAGTCGATTATGTGATGGCTGAGCGCTTCAAGCTCACTTACACAGGTAGCGATAACAAGGAGCATCGCCCTGTGATTATTCATCGTGCGCCATTTGGGTCTATGGAGCGCTTCATCGGGGTTTTGATCGAAAATTTCGCTGGCGATTTCCCCTTGTGGCTTGCCCCTGTCCAGGTTGCCGTGTTGCCTATCGTTGATGCGGTGAACGACTACGCTGCCGAAATTGCCGAACGGCTCAAAGCCGAGAAGATTCGTGCCGAACTTGACGAACGCAGCGAGAAAATTGGCAAAAAAATTCGCGATGCTGAAGTGAAAAAGATTCCATATATGTTCATCATTGGTGAAAAGGAAAAGGCAGGCAGCAGTGTCGCTGTGCGTCGACACAAGGAAGGCGACAAAGGCGCCATGCCGCTTACCGATGCCATCGCTATGCTGAAAGAGGAAATCCAAGCCAAACGATGA
- a CDS encoding 50S ribosomal protein L35 translates to MPKVKTHSSAKKRFKVTATGKIKRKRTGMRHNLSQKSTKRKRRLQQDTLVSPAMHDTIQRMLAI, encoded by the coding sequence ATGCCAAAAGTCAAAACTCACAGTTCAGCCAAGAAGCGGTTTAAAGTTACTGCGACTGGCAAAATTAAGCGCAAGCGCACGGGTATGCGCCACAATCTTTCGCAGAAGAGCACCAAGCGCAAGCGCAGGTTGCAGCAAGACACGCTTGTCTCGCCTGCTATGCATGATACTATTCAGCGCATGTTAGCAATATAA
- a CDS encoding 50S ribosomal protein L20: protein MPRAKNAVASRARRKRILKKAKGFWGKRGNVLTVVKHAVDKAAQYQYRDRKVRKRNFRALWIMRINAAARLHGTTYSKLIAAMTKKNIAINRKALAEIAVKDPAAFEAVVKTALA from the coding sequence ATGCCAAGAGCAAAAAATGCTGTTGCTTCTCGCGCACGACGCAAACGCATCCTCAAAAAAGCCAAAGGATTTTGGGGCAAACGTGGCAATGTGCTGACGGTTGTCAAACATGCTGTCGATAAAGCCGCACAGTATCAATACCGTGATCGCAAAGTCAGAAAACGCAATTTCCGTGCCCTGTGGATCATGCGCATCAATGCAGCTGCACGTTTGCACGGCACCACTTACTCAAAACTCATTGCAGCCATGACCAAAAAGAATATCGCGATCAACCGCAAAGCCTTAGCAGAAATTGCCGTCAAAGATCCTGCAGCATTTGAAGCTGTTGTTAAAACTGCTTTAGCTTAA
- a CDS encoding phenylalanine--tRNA ligase subunit alpha yields the protein MDTKTDTSELHSAIERLRAEVAAFEICDKASLEAYRLKFLVRKGKVATLFDELKHVPPEQRPHVGKLLNDLKVAAESKFASAKAALDAHDVQQAPALDLTLPGRRRFLGAEHPVQKVLSEMKDIFFKMGFTEAVGPEIERDDYNFTLLNFPDDHPARDMQDTFFIRKGEGENVVLRTHTSPVQIRTMLSQKPPIRIIAPGKVYRNEAISARSYCVFHQLEGLYVDKGVTFADFKATIYSFAKQMFGSDVKLRFRPSFFPFTEPSAEVDVTCYLCGGKGCRVCKYSGWLEIMGCGMVHPNVLRNCNIDPEIYSGYAWGMGIERTTLLRYKIDDIRLLFENDLRMLSQFESL from the coding sequence ATGGATACGAAGACTGACACCAGCGAGCTACACAGCGCCATTGAACGCTTGCGCGCTGAAGTTGCTGCATTTGAGATCTGCGATAAAGCATCGCTCGAAGCCTATCGCCTCAAGTTCCTTGTCCGCAAAGGCAAGGTTGCCACACTCTTCGATGAGCTCAAGCATGTACCGCCTGAGCAGCGACCACATGTAGGCAAGTTGCTCAATGACCTCAAAGTTGCTGCAGAGTCAAAATTTGCGTCAGCCAAGGCAGCATTGGACGCCCACGACGTGCAACAAGCTCCCGCGCTCGATCTCACGCTGCCCGGACGTCGACGCTTTCTTGGCGCCGAGCACCCCGTCCAAAAAGTGCTCAGCGAAATGAAAGACATCTTCTTCAAAATGGGCTTTACGGAAGCTGTTGGACCTGAAATTGAGCGCGACGATTACAACTTTACCTTGCTCAATTTTCCAGATGATCATCCTGCGCGCGATATGCAGGACACGTTTTTCATTCGCAAAGGAGAAGGCGAAAATGTTGTGCTGCGCACGCATACTTCCCCCGTGCAGATTCGCACTATGCTCTCACAAAAACCGCCCATTCGCATCATTGCTCCTGGTAAGGTCTATCGCAATGAAGCTATCAGTGCGCGCAGTTACTGCGTCTTTCATCAACTCGAAGGACTCTATGTTGATAAGGGTGTAACCTTTGCCGACTTTAAAGCCACAATTTACTCCTTTGCCAAGCAGATGTTTGGCAGCGACGTCAAATTGCGTTTTCGACCGAGTTTCTTTCCCTTCACAGAGCCGTCTGCAGAAGTTGATGTTACCTGCTACCTCTGTGGCGGCAAAGGCTGCCGTGTTTGCAAGTATTCTGGCTGGCTTGAAATCATGGGCTGCGGCATGGTGCATCCAAATGTGCTGCGCAATTGCAACATCGATCCCGAGATTTACTCTGGCTACGCTTGGGGAATGGGCATTGAACGCACGACACTGTTGCGCTACAAAATTGATGATATTCGTTTGCTCTTTGAAAACGATTTGCGTATGCTCTCTCAATTTGAATCGCTATAA
- a CDS encoding thymidine phosphorylase, giving the protein MNPVELICKKRDGTALTADEISYFFRAYLKGKIPDYQVAAMLMAIYFRGLSADELFALCEVMIHSGKVANLSQIRAPKIDKHSTGGVGDKTSLILAPVVASLGVAVPMISGRGLGHTGGTLDKLESIPNFNVSLSLSKYRTMLRQHGCALIGQTPSLAPLDKLLYALRDVTATVESIPLIAASIMSKKIASGLDGLVLDVKTGAGAFMNDLARSRELANTLIAIGHRYGKRVSAFITDMNEPLGYAVGNWLEVKECIECLQGRHIPDLLEVTLALSGEMLRLGGKCQSLQEGIEQSQRQLHNGKAFEKFLEICKAQGADISYLKHPDKYPKSKYREAICAQHSGWIKTINALEVGFSATLLGANRITKEDRVEPKAGILFRKKVGDSVKSGEVIAEIFTDKKSVLEAATSRLAQAIEIDTMPIQPVKKVLEALCD; this is encoded by the coding sequence ATTAACCCAGTTGAACTCATTTGCAAAAAGCGCGATGGCACTGCGCTCACTGCCGACGAGATAAGCTATTTTTTTCGAGCGTATCTTAAAGGCAAAATCCCCGACTATCAAGTTGCTGCAATGTTGATGGCGATTTACTTTCGCGGACTTTCTGCTGATGAACTCTTCGCCCTCTGCGAGGTGATGATTCACAGCGGCAAGGTTGCCAATCTTTCCCAGATTCGTGCACCGAAAATCGACAAGCACTCGACGGGCGGCGTTGGCGACAAAACCTCGCTGATTCTTGCACCCGTTGTTGCCTCGCTTGGCGTTGCAGTGCCCATGATTTCAGGGCGCGGACTTGGACACACTGGTGGCACACTCGATAAACTTGAATCTATTCCGAATTTCAATGTATCGCTCTCACTTTCAAAATATCGCACGATGCTGCGCCAACACGGCTGCGCTTTGATTGGTCAAACTCCATCGCTTGCCCCTCTCGATAAGTTACTCTACGCGTTGCGCGATGTTACGGCAACAGTTGAATCGATTCCGCTCATTGCAGCAAGCATTATGTCCAAGAAAATTGCCTCTGGCTTAGATGGCTTAGTACTTGATGTGAAAACAGGCGCTGGAGCATTTATGAACGACCTTGCACGTTCACGCGAACTGGCAAACACACTTATTGCAATTGGACATCGCTATGGCAAGCGCGTCTCTGCTTTCATCACCGATATGAACGAACCGCTTGGATATGCTGTCGGAAATTGGCTCGAAGTCAAAGAGTGCATCGAGTGCTTGCAAGGGCGCCACATTCCTGACCTTTTGGAAGTTACGCTGGCACTCTCTGGCGAAATGTTGCGCCTAGGCGGCAAATGTCAGTCTCTGCAAGAAGGCATTGAACAGAGTCAGAGACAGTTGCACAACGGAAAGGCTTTTGAGAAGTTTCTCGAGATCTGCAAAGCACAAGGCGCCGATATTTCTTATCTGAAACATCCAGATAAATATCCCAAATCAAAATACCGTGAGGCAATCTGCGCACAACACAGCGGTTGGATAAAAACCATCAACGCGCTCGAGGTTGGTTTTTCTGCAACGCTCTTAGGCGCCAACCGCATCACGAAGGAAGATCGCGTTGAACCGAAGGCTGGCATTCTCTTTAGGAAAAAAGTCGGAGATAGTGTCAAATCAGGTGAAGTCATTGCCGAGATTTTTACAGACAAGAAGTCTGTCCTTGAGGCTGCAACCTCACGCTTAGCGCAGGCAATTGAGATTGACACCATGCCTATCCAGCCAGTCAAAAAAGTGTTAGAAGCTCTGTGTGATTGA
- a CDS encoding serine dehydratase codes for MQSVPTLSDIRAAAARIAQYAHRTPVLTSESLNQMVGASLFFKCENFQKVGAFKFRGACNAVFSLSDADAARGVATHSSGNHAAALALAARLRGISATIVMPHTAPHIKKIAVAGYGGRIIFSEPTLKAREETLATEVEKSGATLIHPYNDYRVIAGQATAALELLEDIANLDLVLAPVGGGGLISGTALAVTSLSPRTKVIAVEPAGADDAYRSIKEGRIVPSINPKTIADGLLTSLGDKTFPIIREKVAEIVTVAEDSIVQAMRYIWERMKIIIEPSCAVPFAALLEGKMNISGKRVGIILTGGNVDLDRLPWQRD; via the coding sequence ATGCAGAGCGTTCCAACCCTATCGGATATCCGTGCTGCTGCTGCTCGCATTGCACAGTATGCACACCGCACACCAGTGCTTACCAGTGAGAGCCTTAATCAGATGGTTGGCGCATCGCTTTTCTTCAAGTGTGAGAATTTTCAGAAAGTCGGTGCATTCAAATTTCGTGGGGCATGCAATGCAGTCTTTTCGCTCTCCGATGCTGATGCAGCGCGTGGCGTGGCCACACACTCTTCTGGCAATCATGCCGCAGCACTTGCTTTGGCAGCGCGCCTACGTGGCATTTCTGCCACAATTGTCATGCCGCATACCGCTCCACATATCAAAAAAATTGCCGTCGCAGGCTATGGCGGACGCATTATCTTCTCTGAACCTACACTCAAAGCGCGTGAAGAGACACTTGCAACTGAAGTCGAGAAAAGCGGCGCCACGCTTATTCATCCCTACAACGACTATCGTGTTATTGCAGGACAAGCTACTGCTGCACTTGAACTGCTCGAAGACATCGCAAATCTTGACCTTGTGCTGGCTCCCGTAGGCGGCGGTGGCTTAATCTCTGGCACTGCACTTGCCGTAACTTCACTTTCACCCCGCACCAAAGTTATTGCTGTAGAACCCGCAGGCGCTGACGATGCGTACCGCTCCATCAAAGAAGGTCGAATCGTACCCTCTATCAACCCTAAGACCATCGCTGACGGATTGCTGACTTCGCTTGGCGATAAAACCTTCCCAATTATCCGCGAAAAAGTTGCTGAAATTGTAACGGTTGCTGAAGACAGCATCGTGCAAGCGATGCGCTATATCTGGGAGCGCATGAAAATTATCATAGAGCCCTCATGTGCTGTACCTTTTGCCGCTTTACTCGAAGGCAAGATGAACATCAGTGGCAAACGCGTCGGTATCATACTCACCGGTGGCAATGTGGATTTGGATCGCTTGCCTTGGCAGCGTGATTAA